Proteins encoded together in one Candidatus Thermoplasmatota archaeon window:
- a CDS encoding DNA topoisomerase I, giving the protein MNEETAAPAPPSEPPAAKKAPSKQATVKARRKAAAKDRAAAAEKPDANTRKKRQKGLTLVVSEKNIAAEKIAKILSEGKLKIFKIKGIPVYEFEREGKPWAVVGLKGHIVAMDYPRKYNRWFKVDPRELVTVAPERRVEEKEIAAALSTLAKEAHKVVVATDFDREGELIGVEALGLVREANPGVEAVRSRFSSITTEEIGRAFGNLAAIDDNLAASAEARQVIDLAWGASLTRFISLASGQVGQDFLSIGRVQSPTLALVVDKEKEIRAFVPTPYWEIAATLEKETSFPASHKQGRFDDEASATAALARAKAAAEAVVTEAHRTERREKPPEPFHTTAFLAAATRLGLSAARAMNVAENLYMNGWVSYPRTDNTQYPPELDLRDILKKLATQEQVGHLAERILEKPELSPTKGKKKTTDHPPIHPTGAPRKSDLDADGWKVWELVARRFLATLSDEARIENIRVALDVGGEPFEARGQRMLEPGWKGVYPYVSSKEALLPPLAGGDRARVVQVDVERKTTQPPKRFSQGRLLEEMEALGLGTKSTRHEILNKLYARGYVRNSPPEPNETAFAVTDALENYASHIARPEMTAALEKEMDEIAEGRKRLDEVVDDSRRMLLEILDVLESNRDKIAVTVRKAIDAQNTVGRCPKDGGPLMIRKGRAGKRFVGCGNYPNCEQTYPLPQYGKIVSEQQHCATCQSPVIKIVNKGRRPWVLCINMQCPDRGTGEVRIAGELAGGPSQTAGAGGDGGAGEESSRPPDESVEELDHSADPTGVEEKEIE; this is encoded by the coding sequence ATGAACGAGGAGACCGCCGCGCCCGCGCCGCCCTCCGAGCCGCCCGCGGCCAAGAAGGCACCCTCCAAGCAGGCGACCGTGAAGGCCCGCCGCAAGGCCGCCGCCAAGGACCGGGCGGCCGCGGCCGAGAAGCCGGATGCCAATACCCGAAAGAAGCGCCAGAAGGGCCTCACGCTTGTCGTCTCGGAGAAGAACATCGCGGCCGAGAAGATCGCAAAGATCCTCTCCGAGGGCAAGCTCAAGATCTTCAAGATCAAGGGCATCCCCGTCTACGAGTTCGAGCGCGAGGGGAAGCCCTGGGCCGTCGTGGGGTTGAAGGGCCACATCGTCGCCATGGACTACCCGCGCAAGTACAACCGCTGGTTCAAGGTGGACCCGCGCGAGCTCGTCACGGTCGCCCCCGAGCGGCGCGTCGAGGAAAAGGAGATCGCCGCCGCGCTCTCGACGCTTGCCAAGGAGGCGCACAAGGTCGTCGTGGCGACGGACTTCGACCGCGAGGGCGAGCTCATCGGCGTCGAGGCGCTTGGCCTCGTGCGCGAGGCCAACCCCGGCGTGGAGGCCGTTCGGTCGCGCTTCTCGTCCATCACGACCGAGGAGATCGGACGCGCCTTCGGGAACCTCGCGGCCATCGACGACAACCTCGCCGCAAGCGCGGAGGCGCGCCAGGTGATCGATCTTGCCTGGGGCGCGTCGCTCACGCGCTTCATCTCGCTCGCCTCGGGCCAAGTCGGCCAGGATTTCCTGTCGATCGGGCGCGTGCAGAGCCCAACGCTTGCCCTTGTCGTGGACAAGGAGAAGGAGATCCGGGCGTTCGTTCCGACGCCCTACTGGGAGATCGCGGCGACGCTCGAGAAGGAGACGAGCTTCCCGGCAAGCCACAAGCAGGGCCGCTTCGACGACGAGGCGAGCGCGACGGCCGCGCTGGCCCGCGCCAAGGCGGCCGCCGAGGCGGTGGTGACGGAGGCGCACCGGACGGAGCGGCGCGAGAAGCCCCCGGAGCCGTTCCACACGACCGCGTTCCTCGCCGCCGCCACGCGCCTTGGCCTCTCGGCCGCGCGCGCGATGAACGTGGCCGAGAACCTGTACATGAACGGGTGGGTGAGCTACCCGCGCACGGACAACACGCAGTACCCGCCCGAGCTCGACCTTCGCGACATCCTGAAGAAGCTCGCGACGCAGGAGCAAGTCGGGCACCTGGCCGAGCGCATCCTCGAGAAGCCCGAGCTCTCGCCCACGAAGGGCAAGAAGAAGACGACCGACCACCCGCCCATCCATCCCACGGGCGCGCCGCGCAAGTCGGATCTCGACGCGGACGGGTGGAAGGTGTGGGAGCTCGTCGCGCGCCGGTTCCTCGCGACGCTTTCGGACGAGGCGCGCATCGAGAACATCCGCGTCGCGCTCGACGTGGGCGGCGAGCCGTTCGAGGCGCGCGGCCAACGCATGCTGGAGCCCGGCTGGAAGGGCGTCTATCCCTACGTCTCGTCGAAGGAGGCTCTCCTGCCTCCGCTTGCCGGCGGGGACCGCGCGCGCGTGGTCCAGGTGGACGTGGAGCGCAAGACGACCCAGCCGCCCAAGCGCTTCTCGCAGGGCCGCCTCCTGGAGGAGATGGAGGCGCTTGGCCTTGGCACGAAGTCGACGCGGCACGAGATCCTGAACAAGCTCTACGCGCGCGGCTACGTCCGCAACTCGCCGCCCGAGCCCAACGAGACCGCCTTTGCCGTGACCGACGCGCTCGAGAACTACGCTTCGCACATCGCCCGGCCCGAGATGACGGCGGCGCTCGAGAAGGAGATGGACGAGATCGCCGAGGGGCGAAAGCGCCTCGACGAGGTCGTGGACGACTCGCGCCGCATGCTGCTCGAGATCCTCGACGTGCTCGAGAGCAACCGCGACAAGATCGCGGTCACCGTTCGCAAGGCCATCGACGCGCAGAACACGGTCGGCCGGTGCCCCAAGGATGGAGGCCCCCTCATGATCCGCAAGGGGCGCGCGGGCAAGCGGTTCGTCGGGTGCGGCAACTACCCGAACTGCGAGCAGACGTACCCGCTTCCCCAGTACGGGAAGATCGTGTCGGAGCAGCAGCACTGCGCCACGTGCCAGTCGCCGGTCATCAAGATCGTGAACAAGGGCCGCCGCCCGTGGGTCCTTTGCATCAACATGCAGTGCCCCGACCGGGGAACGGGCGAGGTGCGGATCGCCGGGGAGCTTGCCGGCGGCCCGAGTCAAACCGCAGGCGCAGGCGGCGACGGCGGCGCGGGCGAGGAGTCGTCGCGTCCGCCCGACGAGAGCGTGGAGGAGCTCGACCACTCGGCCGATCCGACCGGGGTCGAGGAGAAGGAGATCGAATAG
- the pth2 gene encoding peptidyl-tRNA hydrolase Pth2, translating into MVVVVRKDLRLGPGKLAVQVAHAAVSLSELNNRRGRPEYKAWLREGQKKVVVKAENERHLFEIREAAERMGFPTVVVQDAGLTQVEPGTVTCVGIGPDRDSEMDKLTGDLPLG; encoded by the coding sequence ATGGTCGTCGTCGTCCGCAAGGACCTTCGGCTGGGGCCAGGCAAGCTTGCCGTGCAGGTGGCGCACGCGGCCGTGAGCCTCTCCGAGCTCAACAACAGGCGCGGCCGGCCGGAATACAAGGCCTGGCTTCGCGAGGGACAGAAGAAGGTCGTCGTGAAGGCCGAGAACGAAAGGCATTTGTTCGAGATCCGCGAAGCGGCGGAGCGCATGGGCTTCCCGACGGTGGTGGTGCAGGACGCCGGCCTCACGCAGGTGGAGCCGGGCACCGTGACCTGCGTAGGCATCGGGCCGGACCGCGACTCCGAGATGGACAAGCTGACGGGGGATCTCCCGCTTGGCTGA
- a CDS encoding histone deacetylase — MLPVYFSPAFLLHDTGPDHVERPARAEAIAQALRAEPFARRVRFREPSPADEEDLAAVHARPMIASLRRFCADGGGSLDADTVAVPASWDAALRAAGAVVQAAAEAASREAPRAFCVVRPPGHHATPERAMGFCLFNNVAVAARAVLRRRLARRVLVVDHDVHHGNGTQDVFWRDPDVLYFSVHQSPLYPGTGSASEIGEGEGEGFTVNVPVPPGSGETAWNAAVEEILLPVADEFDPELILVSAGFDSHHDDLLGSLALTSDFYGSLLRRVREIDDKIVVALEGGYNLDAVAKSAASEVAVLSGVDLAPWGEKARERTDARGSIDAAKRALRDHWDL; from the coding sequence ATGCTTCCCGTCTACTTCTCCCCCGCCTTCCTCCTCCACGACACGGGCCCCGACCACGTGGAGCGCCCCGCCCGCGCCGAGGCCATCGCGCAGGCGCTCCGCGCGGAGCCCTTCGCGCGCCGCGTGCGCTTCCGCGAGCCTTCGCCCGCGGACGAGGAGGACCTCGCCGCGGTGCATGCGCGGCCCATGATCGCAAGCCTCCGCCGCTTCTGCGCCGACGGCGGGGGCTCGCTCGATGCGGACACGGTCGCCGTTCCCGCGTCGTGGGACGCGGCGCTTCGCGCCGCGGGCGCGGTCGTGCAGGCGGCCGCGGAGGCGGCGTCGCGGGAGGCGCCGCGCGCCTTCTGCGTCGTCCGCCCGCCCGGCCACCATGCGACCCCCGAGCGCGCGATGGGCTTCTGCCTCTTCAACAACGTGGCCGTGGCCGCGCGCGCGGTGCTTCGCCGGCGCTTGGCGCGACGCGTCCTCGTCGTGGACCACGACGTGCACCACGGCAACGGCACGCAGGACGTCTTCTGGCGCGACCCCGACGTGCTGTACTTCAGCGTCCACCAGAGCCCGTTGTACCCGGGAACGGGGTCGGCAAGCGAGATCGGCGAAGGCGAGGGCGAAGGTTTCACGGTGAACGTTCCCGTGCCGCCGGGAAGCGGCGAGACGGCTTGGAACGCCGCCGTCGAGGAGATCCTTCTTCCGGTCGCCGACGAGTTCGATCCCGAGCTCATCCTGGTGAGCGCCGGCTTCGACAGCCACCATGACGATCTCCTCGGCTCGCTTGCGCTCACGAGCGACTTCTACGGCAGCCTGCTGCGCCGCGTGCGCGAGATCGACGACAAGATCGTCGTGGCGCTCGAAGGCGGCTACAATCTCGACGCCGTCGCGAAAAGCGCCGCAAGCGAGGTCGCCGTCCTCTCGGGCGTGGACCTTGCGCCGTGGGGCGAGAAGGCTCGCGAGCGGACGGACGCGCGTGGGTCCATCGACGCGGCCAAGCGGGCGCTGCGGGATCACTGGGACCTGTAG